One part of the Nitrospiraceae bacterium genome encodes these proteins:
- the wecB gene encoding UDP-N-acetylglucosamine 2-epimerase (non-hydrolyzing), with translation MKIINVVGARPNFMKIAPLMREMKRSAEIVPLLVHTGQHYDAGMAGQFFDDLKIPPPDISLEVGSGSHAWQTAEVMKRLEPILEKERPDLVVVVGDVNSTLAGAVTAAKLQIPVAHVEAGLRSFDRTMPEEINRLVTDAVSDYLFVSEESGMRNLAAEGVDMAKVFYVGNVMIDSLEASRRMWQQSSIQEHLGVTKGQYAVLTLHRPSNVDQPFVLRRLLGAIAEVGREQPIIFPIHPRTRKRLEETDELKALLQSVAGQIQGPGIWCLDPLGYLDFMALVAGAKIILTDSGGIQEETTALGIPCLTLRENTERPVTISHGTNRLVGTSPEKIVTEAMHVLKGPRVVTSPPPLWDGHAAERIVSIILEKCR, from the coding sequence ATGAAAATTATTAACGTTGTTGGAGCTCGCCCAAACTTCATGAAGATTGCCCCTCTTATGAGAGAAATGAAGAGATCTGCCGAGATAGTGCCTCTCCTCGTCCACACAGGCCAGCATTATGATGCAGGTATGGCAGGCCAGTTCTTTGATGATCTCAAGATTCCTCCTCCAGATATCTCCTTGGAGGTTGGTTCGGGATCGCATGCTTGGCAGACAGCGGAAGTCATGAAGCGACTCGAACCAATTCTTGAAAAGGAGCGGCCAGACTTGGTAGTGGTGGTCGGCGATGTCAACTCGACTTTGGCCGGAGCAGTGACAGCCGCAAAACTCCAAATTCCAGTGGCTCATGTAGAGGCAGGATTGCGAAGTTTTGACCGGACCATGCCGGAAGAAATCAATCGACTGGTGACCGATGCCGTGTCCGACTATCTCTTCGTAAGTGAGGAAAGCGGGATGCGGAACCTTGCTGCGGAAGGTGTTGATATGGCCAAGGTGTTCTACGTCGGGAACGTCATGATTGATTCTTTGGAGGCGTCTCGCCGTATGTGGCAGCAGTCATCGATTCAAGAGCACCTCGGCGTGACGAAAGGACAATACGCTGTTTTGACGTTGCACAGGCCTTCGAATGTGGACCAACCTTTTGTTCTGCGCCGATTACTGGGAGCCATTGCCGAAGTCGGCCGTGAACAACCCATCATTTTTCCAATTCATCCTCGAACTCGAAAACGGCTTGAAGAAACAGATGAATTGAAAGCCTTGCTGCAATCTGTCGCGGGGCAAATCCAAGGCCCCGGGATCTGGTGTCTCGACCCGCTCGGCTATCTCGACTTCATGGCCTTGGTGGCTGGTGCTAAGATTATTCTGACAGACTCTGGAGGGATTCAAGAGGAAACTACCGCATTAGGAATTCCCTGTCTTACCCTTCGTGAAAACACAGAGCGTCCCGTTACGATCTCGCACGGCACCAACCGCTTGGTCGGCACCTCACCCGAAAAGATCGTGACTGAAGCCATGCATGTATTGAAAGGTCCTCGGGTTGTTACGTCGCCGCCTCCGCTTTGGGACGGTCACGCAGCCGAGCGAATCGTTTCGATTATTCTGGAGAAGTGTCGCTGA
- a CDS encoding FemAB family XrtA/PEP-CTERM system-associated protein yields MRTPIEDPVSISLGDNEDGLEWSQYVLRTPRATLSHAWIWRSIIREAYGHDSIYLIARQAGMVRGILPLIVVKSSIFGTVLASMPFMDYGGVCTDDYKIAGQLVEEARRLSRATGSATVELRQIAMVPGLPTPREDKVTMILDLTAGEAGIWNGLPAKVRNQVRKAEKCGLSTVVGGPELLEDFYRVFIVNMRDLGSPVHALSFFTSMAVGFGSQMHVRLVRDGNKSIGGMISLCFKDTVLVPWASALREYFSKCPNNLLYWHAIKDSCTRGFKSFDFGRSSLGSGTYEFKRQWGAQPVPLYWYRLSDIDGYGNVIDGSSVKYRLLREIWRRLPVGISAMLGPRIRKYITN; encoded by the coding sequence ATGCGGACGCCAATAGAAGATCCAGTCTCCATTAGCCTCGGTGATAACGAGGACGGTCTTGAGTGGTCGCAGTATGTCTTGCGGACGCCGCGTGCGACTCTCAGTCACGCGTGGATCTGGCGTTCCATAATCCGGGAGGCCTACGGTCATGATTCGATTTATTTAATCGCTCGACAAGCAGGGATGGTAAGGGGCATTCTTCCGCTTATCGTCGTCAAGAGCTCAATTTTCGGAACCGTGCTGGCCTCTATGCCGTTTATGGACTACGGGGGGGTGTGTACCGATGATTATAAGATTGCAGGACAGCTTGTAGAGGAAGCTCGACGACTGAGCCGGGCAACCGGATCTGCGACAGTCGAGCTTCGGCAAATCGCGATGGTTCCAGGGCTCCCCACACCTCGTGAGGACAAGGTGACGATGATCCTCGATTTGACTGCGGGGGAGGCGGGGATCTGGAATGGACTTCCCGCTAAAGTGCGAAATCAGGTGAGGAAGGCCGAAAAGTGTGGGTTGTCTACGGTGGTGGGTGGGCCAGAACTGCTGGAGGATTTCTATCGAGTGTTCATCGTCAATATGCGAGATCTTGGATCGCCCGTTCACGCGTTGTCTTTCTTTACCAGCATGGCGGTAGGATTTGGCTCGCAGATGCACGTGAGATTGGTGCGGGACGGGAACAAAAGTATAGGGGGAATGATCAGTCTGTGTTTTAAGGATACCGTACTGGTTCCCTGGGCTTCTGCTTTGCGGGAATACTTCTCCAAGTGTCCAAACAACCTGCTTTATTGGCATGCAATCAAGGATAGTTGTACCAGAGGGTTCAAGTCGTTTGATTTTGGACGATCCTCGCTAGGATCCGGCACTTATGAGTTCAAGCGCCAATGGGGTGCTCAGCCTGTGCCGCTGTATTGGTACAGGCTCAGTGACATTGACGGGTATGGGAACGTAATCGATGGGAGCAGCGTGAAGTATCGGCTCCTCCGGGAAATCTGGCGACGACTTCCCGTGGGAATAAGCGCGATGCTCGGGCCGCGGATCAGAAAATATATCACCAACTAA
- the asnB gene encoding asparagine synthase (glutamine-hydrolyzing): protein MCGIVGLYQWAESRDAVQKHLRDMCQAIVHRGPDDEGTFTDQHIGLGMRRLSIIDVTGGHQPIDNEDGTVTVVFNGEIYNFKSLRENLERRGHRFKTKTDTEVVVHAYEEDGPDCVKHFNGIFAFAIWDHRAQRLFLARDRMGVKPLYYVQLGERFAFASEVKSLLALQDISRVLDLGAAAQYFRLGFVPAPKTLFQGIQKLPAGWSLTAEKGRIELQRYWDWEFKQPAAIWTFGESRDRLREVLREAVLDQMVSDVPLGAFLSGGVDSTGVVAFMQKASIHQVRTFSIGFDKQHAYHNEAPFAEAAAKALGTRHETLIVQPDVVNLLPKLIEKLDEPVTDTSFILSYLVSELAHRHVKVALSGLGGDELFGGYRRYLGAVLNKTVSWIPTGLRGALGKRLERCLNADRGSTLGNLSRYGKALGRTLHLSMGEQYLGLLSVLSSEQIASLLALPLGSRDPGAELISLYEHAPAVDTVDRLAYVDIKTVLPESLLLFSDKMGMATSLEVRVPFLDNRVVDFVTQVPSWYRLRGFHLKRLLKAALKGVVPDFVLTRSKRGFGAPIGTWLRKDLKPMVADLLESSRLKRGGLFNHETVQMMLAVHDARKEDFTEGIMALVIFELWREQFQVRIP, encoded by the coding sequence ATGTGCGGCATTGTTGGTCTCTATCAATGGGCTGAAAGTCGTGACGCTGTGCAGAAGCATCTGCGGGATATGTGTCAGGCTATCGTTCATCGAGGACCGGACGATGAGGGAACCTTTACGGATCAACATATCGGGCTCGGTATGCGACGTCTCAGCATCATTGACGTCACTGGTGGCCATCAGCCGATCGACAATGAGGACGGAACTGTCACCGTGGTCTTCAATGGGGAGATCTACAACTTTAAATCACTGCGTGAGAATTTGGAGCGACGGGGGCATCGGTTCAAGACCAAGACGGACACCGAGGTCGTCGTTCACGCTTATGAGGAAGACGGACCTGATTGTGTGAAGCATTTTAACGGTATTTTCGCGTTTGCGATCTGGGATCATCGGGCGCAGCGCCTATTTCTCGCCCGCGATCGGATGGGGGTCAAGCCGCTCTATTATGTGCAATTGGGCGAAAGGTTTGCGTTTGCGTCGGAGGTCAAGTCACTGCTGGCGCTCCAGGACATTTCTCGCGTTCTTGATCTAGGGGCAGCGGCGCAATATTTTCGTCTAGGATTTGTACCGGCTCCAAAGACGCTCTTTCAAGGCATTCAAAAACTTCCTGCCGGTTGGTCTCTCACTGCGGAAAAGGGAAGAATTGAACTCCAACGGTATTGGGATTGGGAGTTCAAACAGCCAGCCGCTATCTGGACGTTTGGTGAATCGCGCGATCGTTTGCGCGAAGTGCTACGCGAGGCGGTGTTGGATCAAATGGTGAGTGATGTGCCGTTGGGAGCATTTCTCAGCGGCGGTGTCGATTCTACCGGGGTTGTGGCATTTATGCAGAAGGCCTCGATCCATCAAGTTCGAACGTTCAGTATTGGATTTGACAAGCAACACGCCTATCACAATGAAGCCCCGTTTGCCGAAGCCGCTGCCAAAGCCTTGGGGACCAGGCACGAGACACTGATAGTACAGCCGGATGTGGTCAACCTTCTCCCTAAGTTGATCGAAAAACTCGATGAACCTGTGACGGACACATCATTCATTTTATCATATTTAGTCTCCGAACTGGCTCACCGACATGTGAAGGTCGCGCTATCCGGCCTGGGTGGAGATGAATTGTTCGGAGGCTATCGCCGCTACCTTGGAGCGGTTCTCAATAAAACGGTCTCTTGGATTCCCACTGGCCTGCGCGGAGCACTGGGAAAACGGCTGGAGCGGTGTCTCAACGCCGACCGGGGATCGACTCTTGGAAATCTTAGCCGGTATGGCAAAGCATTAGGACGTACGTTGCACTTGTCCATGGGTGAACAATATTTAGGACTACTATCGGTTCTGTCGTCCGAGCAGATTGCTTCTTTGCTGGCGTTACCTTTGGGGAGTCGCGACCCCGGTGCGGAACTGATTTCTCTGTATGAGCACGCCCCGGCGGTTGATACGGTTGATCGGTTGGCGTACGTTGATATTAAGACTGTTCTACCGGAAAGTCTTCTGCTGTTTTCCGACAAAATGGGCATGGCGACATCGTTGGAGGTGCGCGTGCCGTTCTTGGATAACCGTGTTGTCGATTTTGTGACGCAGGTTCCTAGTTGGTACCGTCTTCGAGGTTTCCACCTGAAAAGACTGCTAAAGGCGGCATTGAAGGGAGTGGTGCCTGACTTTGTCCTGACCAGATCTAAGCGTGGGTTCGGCGCTCCGATTGGAACGTGGCTTCGAAAGGACCTGAAGCCGATGGTAGCTGACCTTCTTGAGTCCAGCCGGCTCAAACGTGGGGGGCTGTTCAACCATGAAACGGTGCAGATGATGCTAGCGGTCCATGATGCGAGAAAAGAAGATTTTACAGAGGGCATCATGGCCTTGGTGATTTTTGAGTTGTGGCGTGAACAGTTTCAAGTGAGGATTCCATGA
- a CDS encoding glycosyltransferase family 2 protein translates to MSIVGAIFAWAATFLVGYVYVGYPILIGLLARLRPKPIRQEDIEPTVTLLISAFNEAHVIGEKLKNALALDYPKSKLEILVISDASTDETDHIVRSFSDQGVTLLRMSERGGKTIGLNAAMLVAGGDIVIFSDANIMYRPNTIRRLVQNFADPSVGCATGDSQYVDNPHSGAHAQENTYWGYERFIRSMESVVGSTVGGDGAIFAIRRGLYQPLSRETINDLVVPLQIVAKGYRAVFEPLAIGVEPSAGDFRKEFRRKRRIVNRSWRGVMNVSEVLNPFQVGIFAWQVWSHKVLRWLMLPVVVTAGIGCLIAFPLGWPYQFGVGVIVFSLIAAVIGSRISTRLGPMARLAHGALYFYLVNLAATAGIVMAIAGQVESVWNPERN, encoded by the coding sequence ATGAGCATTGTTGGTGCGATCTTTGCGTGGGCGGCTACATTTCTAGTGGGATATGTGTACGTCGGATACCCAATTCTGATCGGTCTCCTCGCACGCTTGAGGCCGAAGCCGATTCGGCAAGAGGATATCGAACCAACGGTGACATTGTTGATCAGCGCATTCAATGAGGCGCATGTTATCGGCGAAAAGCTTAAAAATGCCTTGGCTCTCGATTATCCCAAGAGCAAATTGGAGATTCTTGTCATCTCCGACGCCTCCACAGATGAAACCGATCACATTGTTCGGTCGTTTTCCGATCAAGGCGTGACGCTACTGCGGATGTCCGAGCGAGGAGGCAAAACGATCGGTTTGAATGCAGCGATGTTGGTCGCAGGTGGCGACATCGTGATTTTCAGCGACGCGAACATAATGTATCGCCCCAATACGATTCGGCGCCTGGTACAAAACTTCGCAGACCCTTCAGTCGGATGTGCTACAGGGGACTCACAATATGTCGACAATCCGCATTCAGGCGCCCATGCCCAAGAGAACACTTATTGGGGCTACGAGCGATTCATTCGATCGATGGAGAGCGTGGTCGGTAGTACGGTTGGTGGCGATGGGGCGATCTTCGCCATTAGGCGAGGGCTGTATCAGCCGTTGTCGCGAGAGACAATCAATGATCTTGTGGTTCCTCTTCAGATCGTGGCGAAGGGATATCGTGCAGTATTTGAACCATTAGCGATCGGCGTTGAGCCCTCGGCCGGCGATTTTCGAAAAGAGTTCCGCCGGAAGCGGCGGATCGTGAATCGGAGTTGGCGGGGCGTTATGAATGTCTCGGAAGTATTGAATCCTTTTCAAGTGGGAATATTCGCATGGCAGGTCTGGTCTCATAAAGTCTTGCGGTGGTTAATGTTACCTGTGGTAGTGACAGCGGGTATAGGCTGCCTCATTGCATTTCCGCTCGGATGGCCGTACCAATTCGGTGTGGGGGTCATTGTGTTCAGCCTGATAGCAGCTGTAATTGGATCTCGCATTTCAACGCGATTAGGGCCAATGGCTCGATTGGCGCACGGGGCTCTATACTTCTATCTCGTAAATCTCGCAGCTACGGCTGGAATCGTGATGGCGATCGCTGGTCAGGTGGAATCTGTTTGGAACCCTGAACGAAACTGA
- the asnB gene encoding asparagine synthase (glutamine-hydrolyzing) has translation MCGIAGVVEFEDGRVSSLEGLRGMAKMLTHRGPDQEGFYRDGPVGLAHRRLSIIDLVSGQQPMKSSDGQVCVVFNGEIYNYLELKADLERGGYVFTTQSDTEVLLALYLHSGIEAFSKINGMFACAFWDRRTSCLTLARDRFGKKPLFYYQDAKRFIFGSELKALLAYGGIERRLNLSAMHDYLTHGYIAGEHAIIEGIHRVPAAHVLTLKNQHTVCSPYWELTFCPTPNHPDEGEVVDRIAHLLQEAVRRRLMSDVPLGAFLSGGLDSSTVVALMAQLSSQPVRTFTIGFEESDYSELDDARRVAEHLGTDHHEMIVKPTGLDVLPDLIWHLDEPFGDSSAVPTYYVCQAARQHVTVALSGDGGDEVFAGYTRYQEMDSHRTFGLIPSWIRQGIIKPLTGALPFTIPGWNYLYAMGGPTNGGFQSSLGIYPYIQSRLYTNDLKMQLGGCDPFERENRILNQVKHLDPISRHQYFDTVQYLPADILTKVDRMSMAHSLEVRSPLLDYTLVEYMATLPISLKLRGQVSKYIFRKFCASLLPPNVLSKRKQGFAVPKGRWFRNELRQYASEILLDTRTLARGYFRPDTLRRLLRHHDTGRRDYSTWIWCLIVLELWHRIFLEGWEGKVTGDSHSENGTYLSAIR, from the coding sequence ATGTGCGGCATCGCGGGTGTTGTCGAGTTCGAGGATGGTCGAGTGTCTTCTCTAGAGGGCCTGCGTGGAATGGCTAAAATGCTCACGCATCGAGGGCCCGATCAGGAGGGCTTCTACCGGGACGGACCAGTGGGTTTGGCTCATCGACGGCTTAGCATCATTGATCTGGTCTCCGGTCAACAGCCCATGAAAAGCTCTGATGGGCAGGTCTGCGTTGTGTTTAACGGTGAGATCTATAACTATCTAGAGTTAAAAGCTGACCTCGAGCGAGGCGGCTACGTCTTTACCACCCAGTCAGACACTGAGGTGCTGCTCGCCCTGTATTTGCACTCGGGGATTGAAGCTTTCTCCAAGATCAACGGAATGTTCGCTTGTGCCTTTTGGGACCGTCGCACAAGCTGTTTGACTCTGGCACGTGATCGTTTTGGGAAAAAACCGCTCTTCTATTATCAGGACGCTAAGCGGTTCATTTTTGGGTCTGAGCTTAAGGCATTATTGGCGTATGGTGGAATCGAACGAAGACTAAATCTGTCTGCGATGCATGACTACCTTACTCACGGTTATATCGCCGGTGAGCATGCAATCATCGAAGGGATCCACCGAGTCCCAGCCGCCCATGTCCTAACGCTGAAAAACCAGCACACTGTCTGCAGTCCTTATTGGGAACTAACGTTTTGTCCGACGCCAAATCATCCAGATGAAGGAGAAGTGGTTGACCGTATCGCGCACTTATTGCAGGAGGCCGTCAGACGCCGCTTGATGAGTGACGTTCCCCTGGGGGCTTTTTTGAGCGGTGGGCTTGATTCCAGCACCGTGGTTGCGCTCATGGCCCAGCTTTCAAGTCAGCCCGTTCGGACCTTTACGATTGGGTTTGAAGAATCCGATTACTCAGAGCTTGACGACGCACGGCGAGTGGCCGAGCATCTTGGGACGGACCATCACGAAATGATCGTGAAACCGACTGGTCTTGACGTCTTGCCCGATCTTATCTGGCATCTTGACGAACCCTTTGGCGATTCTTCAGCTGTCCCAACCTATTATGTATGTCAGGCTGCTCGACAGCATGTCACTGTTGCTCTTTCCGGTGATGGAGGGGATGAGGTTTTTGCTGGTTACACGCGATATCAGGAAATGGATTCTCACCGAACCTTTGGCCTGATCCCGAGCTGGATTAGACAAGGGATCATCAAGCCCTTGACCGGAGCCTTGCCATTTACAATTCCTGGCTGGAACTACCTCTATGCAATGGGTGGGCCAACGAATGGGGGATTCCAGTCCAGCTTGGGCATCTATCCCTACATACAGAGCAGGCTTTATACCAATGACCTAAAAATGCAACTTGGAGGATGCGATCCATTCGAACGCGAGAATCGGATCCTTAATCAGGTTAAGCATCTCGATCCCATAAGCCGCCACCAATATTTTGACACCGTGCAGTATTTGCCAGCCGACATTTTGACAAAAGTTGACCGGATGAGCATGGCTCATTCTTTGGAGGTTCGCTCACCGCTGCTCGACTATACATTAGTGGAATATATGGCCACGTTGCCAATATCTCTGAAGCTTCGCGGTCAAGTAAGCAAATACATCTTCCGAAAGTTCTGTGCCAGCTTGTTGCCACCCAATGTGCTAAGCAAACGAAAGCAGGGTTTTGCTGTTCCTAAAGGCCGGTGGTTTAGAAACGAGTTGCGCCAGTATGCGTCGGAGATCCTATTGGACACTAGAACGCTTGCCAGAGGCTATTTTCGTCCGGACACATTGAGACGGCTTCTTCGTCATCATGACACCGGGCGCCGAGACTACAGTACCTGGATTTGGTGTCTCATTGTGCTCGAGCTTTGGCACCGTATTTTCCTAGAAGGGTGGGAAGGTAAAGTTACAGGGGACTCACATTCAGAAAATGGAACGTATTTGAGCGCGATTCGCTAA
- the asnB gene encoding asparagine synthase (glutamine-hydrolyzing) gives MCGIAAMLGLENLPADRSVIQRMTSSLLHRGPDEEGIYISGPIGLGFRRLAILDLSSAAHQPMVSEDGDIVLVFNGEIYNYVELRRELQALGHTFKSTGDTEVLLRAYREWGPDCLPKLNGMWAFVIYDRPRGKFFGSRDRFGVKPLYCYRNKQYVLFASEIKAIRDSRVYTGGVNWNIASSFLLHQRLDESTECFYTGIEQVPPGSAFDLDLQGRWKQWRFWSLGEIPSVDINDPVQSFGELFEDSVRLRMRSDVPVGVCLSGGLDSTSILCAAARLKSHSGGGSADPLLAFSYICSEFDESNYIGDTLQQTGAEIKQLQTTPSELWGTLARVLWYHDEPVHSMTAVIGFKLMELAASSGTRVILNGQGADETLAGYFSYFADYWQMLVRARQLREAWREIGAFAAIHGGKRWLLFLNAMQQMLRWELRRGALYRELARLRQRRHDRNHPWFKPELVCHVVPAEFDGSSRTLNAILRRSVESSPLPLYLRIEDRNSMAHSVEARLPFLDYRLVALIANMRPKWKLQGPWNKFVLREAMRGHIPDSVRTRPDKMGFPTPIKKWFANDLYEAIRDLLTSREARERGIYNVREILKDLERHRIGQIDAAGKLFNVAQFEVWARTLPAEPPSLDKEAMSTSSFRSGLSINGVKCLGFTDSGVRRARPEGRRTPSSSGGTEERIGETRSPA, from the coding sequence ATGTGTGGCATAGCTGCAATGCTTGGGTTAGAGAATTTACCGGCTGATAGGTCGGTCATTCAGCGTATGACATCAAGCCTCCTGCATCGAGGGCCGGATGAGGAAGGGATTTATATATCAGGACCCATTGGGCTGGGTTTCAGGAGGCTTGCCATTCTCGACCTGTCATCTGCGGCTCACCAACCTATGGTGAGCGAAGACGGTGACATCGTTTTGGTCTTCAATGGAGAGATCTACAATTATGTTGAGCTTCGACGGGAGCTTCAGGCTCTGGGTCATACGTTCAAATCTACCGGGGATACGGAAGTCCTGCTTCGTGCTTATCGCGAGTGGGGTCCGGACTGCTTACCTAAGTTGAATGGCATGTGGGCTTTTGTGATCTATGATCGGCCCCGTGGAAAATTCTTTGGCTCTCGTGATCGATTTGGTGTGAAGCCATTGTATTGTTATCGCAATAAGCAGTATGTACTTTTTGCTTCTGAAATTAAAGCGATTCGAGACTCGCGTGTGTACACAGGTGGTGTGAATTGGAACATTGCATCCTCCTTCCTACTTCATCAACGTTTGGATGAAAGTACTGAGTGTTTCTACACGGGGATTGAACAAGTTCCCCCTGGCTCCGCCTTTGATCTAGACCTACAAGGCCGCTGGAAACAATGGCGATTCTGGTCACTGGGCGAGATACCTTCTGTAGATATCAATGATCCCGTGCAATCCTTCGGTGAACTCTTTGAAGATTCCGTAAGGCTTCGGATGCGGAGTGATGTGCCTGTCGGTGTCTGCCTGTCGGGCGGATTGGATTCGACGTCGATATTATGTGCCGCCGCAAGACTTAAGAGCCATTCTGGGGGCGGGTCGGCCGATCCCCTTTTGGCTTTTTCTTATATCTGCTCGGAATTTGACGAATCCAATTACATTGGCGATACACTCCAGCAGACTGGAGCCGAGATAAAACAACTTCAAACGACTCCGTCCGAACTTTGGGGTACTCTCGCAAGAGTTCTTTGGTATCACGATGAACCTGTGCATTCTATGACGGCGGTCATTGGGTTCAAGTTGATGGAACTGGCGGCCTCAAGCGGAACGAGAGTTATCTTAAACGGGCAAGGAGCGGATGAAACTTTGGCCGGCTACTTCAGTTACTTTGCTGACTACTGGCAAATGCTTGTGAGAGCCCGTCAGCTAAGGGAAGCATGGCGGGAAATTGGTGCCTTCGCAGCGATACACGGAGGTAAGCGGTGGCTACTATTCTTGAACGCGATGCAGCAGATGCTTCGGTGGGAGTTAAGACGAGGAGCCCTCTATCGCGAACTAGCTCGCTTGAGGCAACGGAGACACGATCGAAATCATCCCTGGTTTAAGCCGGAACTAGTTTGTCACGTCGTCCCGGCTGAGTTTGACGGATCGAGCCGCACCCTGAATGCTATCCTGAGACGGTCCGTAGAATCTTCTCCTCTGCCACTCTATCTGAGAATAGAAGATCGCAATTCGATGGCTCATTCAGTTGAGGCGCGGCTGCCCTTCCTCGACTACCGGTTAGTTGCGCTCATAGCAAACATGCGACCTAAGTGGAAACTGCAGGGCCCCTGGAACAAATTCGTGTTGAGGGAAGCAATGCGCGGTCACATCCCGGATTCAGTGAGAACTCGACCTGACAAGATGGGCTTTCCCACACCCATCAAAAAGTGGTTTGCCAATGATCTCTATGAGGCCATCCGGGATCTCTTAACAAGCCGCGAAGCACGAGAAAGAGGCATTTATAACGTGAGGGAAATCCTCAAGGATCTCGAGCGACATCGAATTGGGCAAATAGATGCAGCCGGTAAGCTATTTAACGTAGCACAGTTTGAGGTTTGGGCTCGAACATTGCCGGCTGAACCTCCAAGCCTGGACAAGGAGGCAATGTCTACTTCTTCCTTTAGAAGCGGTTTAAGTATTAATGGCGTAAAATGCTTAGGCTTTACTGATTCTGGGGTCAGAAGGGCCCGTCCTGAGGGAAGACGTACGCCATCGAGCTCGGGGGGTACAGAAGAGCGAATAGGTGAAACTAGGAGTCCCGCCTGA